A single Lolium perenne isolate Kyuss_39 chromosome 6, Kyuss_2.0, whole genome shotgun sequence DNA region contains:
- the LOC127305946 gene encoding mitochondrial phosphate carrier protein 3, mitochondrial produces MALSDLSRESLLPSFLYSASPFTAASRLSASSYQAAPAAAGAPAPPASAFGGGAGKPFSINSPNEKIEMYSPAFYAACTAGGIASCGLTHMAVTPLDLVKCNMQINPEKYKSISSGFGVLLKEQGARGFFRGWVPTLLGYSAQGACKFGFYEFFKKTYSDMAGPENAIKYKTLIYLAGSASAELIADVALCPMEAVKVRVQTQPGFARGLSDGLPKFIKAEGAAGLYKGIVPLWGRQIPYTMMKFASFETIVELIYKHAVPVPKSECSKSFQLGISFAGGYIAGVFCAIVSHPADNLVSFLNNAKGATMGDAVKQIGVLGLFTRGLPLRIVMIGTLTGAQWGIYDAFKVMVGLPTTGGVAPVPAAEEGKAIA; encoded by the exons ATGGCGCTCTCCGACCTCTCCCGCGAGTCGCTCCTCCCCAGCTTCCTCTACTCCGCCTCGCCCTTCACCGCCGCCTCACGCCTCTCCGCCTCCTCCTACCAGGCGGCCCCCGCCGCGGCCGGGGCCCCGGCTCCCCCCGCCTCCGCCTTCGGCGGCGGCGCTGGCAAGCCCTTCTCGATCAACTCCCCCAACGAGAAGATCGAGATGTACTCTCCAGCCTTCTACGCCGCCTGCACCGCCGGGGGGATCGCCAGCTGCGGGCTCACCCACATGGCCGTCACCCCGCTCGACCTCGTCAAGTGTAACATGCAG ATCAACCCAGAGAAATACAAGAGCATCTCATCTGGGTTTGGTGTGCTGCTAAAGGAGCAAGGAGCAAGGGGATTCTTCAGGGGATGGGTGCCTACCTTGCTTGGTTACAGTGCCCAGGGGGCCTGCAAGTTTGGCTTCTACGAGTTCTTCAAGAAGACCTACTCGGACATGGCTGGGCCTGAGAATGCCATCAAGTACAAGACCCTGATTTACCTTGCAGGGTCAGCTTCTGCTGAGCTGATTGCTGATGTCGCTCTCTGCCCCATGGAGGCTGTCAAGGTCCGTGTGCAGACACAACCTGGATTCGCTCGTGGGTTGAGTGATGGGCTCCCCAAGTTCATCAAGGCTGAGGGTGCTGCTGG GCTTTACAAGGGAATTGTTCCGCTCTGGGGTCGCCAGATTCCTT ACACCATGATGAAGTTTGCGTCCTTCGAGACCATCGTTGAACTCATCTACAAGCACGCTGTTCCAGTTCCAAAATCTGAGTGCAGCAAGTCTTTCCAGTTGGGTATCAGCTTTGCTGGTGGCTACATCGCTGGTGTCTTCTGTGCCATTGTTTCTCATCCAGCTGACAACTTGGTCTCTTTCCTCAACAATGCCAAGGGTGCTACAATGGGAGAT GCTGTTAAACAGATTGGCGTTCTGGGCCTCTTCACCAGAGGGCTTCCCCTTCGCATTGTCATGATCGGTACTCTTACTGGTGCCCAGTGGGGAATTTACGACGCCTTCAAGGTCATGGTTGGACT TCCAACTACCGGTGGTGTTGCACCAGTTCCTGCAGCAGAGGAAGGGAAAGCCATTGCTTGA